From a region of the Podospora pseudopauciseta strain CBS 411.78 chromosome 7 map unlocalized CBS411.78m_7, whole genome shotgun sequence genome:
- the sbp1 gene encoding Ran GTPase binding protein Sbp1 (EggNog:ENOG503NYZB; COG:U; BUSCO:EOG09264XT5) — protein sequence MSAPENETKPVEEVAAPAAEEQKPVTSSSVFSMFGGGAKKEKKEEEDRGDNSGSAKAQREAAAAAAADEDQAPESEDVHFEPVIRLTEKVEVKTNEESEEQVFKMRAKLFKYVAETREWKERGTGDVRLLKHKENGKTRLIMRRDQTLKVCANHYIVPEMKLSPNVGSDRSWVWNASADVSEGEPEAVTLAIRFANSDNANQFKDAFIKAQKENEALRLAAEAAAEKTEETKEETKEETKEDAKEEAKEKEKKETA from the exons ATGTCTGCCCCCGAGAACGAGACCAAGCCCGTCGAGGAGGTTGCCGCCCCTGCCGCTGAGGAGCAGAAGCCCGTCACTTCTTCGTCTGTTTTCTCCATGTTTGGCGGCGGTGctaagaaggaaaagaaggaggaggaggaccgcGGTGACAACTCTGGCAGTGCCAAGGCTCAGCGCgaggctgcggctgctgctgccgccgatGAGGACCAGGCCCCCGAGTCGGAGGATGTCCATTTCGAGCCAGTCATCCGCCTGACCGAGAAGGTCGAGGTCAAGACCAACGAGGAGTCGGAGGAGCAGGTGTTCAAGATGCGCGCCAAGCTGTTCAAGTATGTTGCTGAGACCCGCGAGTGGAAGGAGCGCGGGACTGGCGATGTCCGTCTGCTCAAGCACAAGGAGAATGGCAAGACCCGGTTGATCATGCGTCGTGATCAGACCCTCAAGGTTTGCGCCAACCACTACA TTGTGCCCGAGATGAAGCTTTCCCCCAACGTTGGCTCTGACCGCAGCTGGGTGTGGAACGCCTCCGCCGATGTCAGCGAGGGTGAGCCCGAGGCTGTCACTCTTGCCATCCGCTTCGCCAACTCGGACAATGCCAACCAGTTCAAGGATGCCTTCATCAAGGCCCAGAAGGAGAACGAGGCCCTGAGACTGGCTGCTGAGGCCGCTGCCGAGAAGACtgaggagaccaaggaggagaccaaggaggagactAAGGAGGacgccaaggaggaggccaaggagaaggagaagaaggagactGCCTAA
- the tfg3 gene encoding transcription factor TFIIF complex subunit Tfg3 (EggNog:ENOG503NYN4; COG:K): MIVERKVKIVTEQHNIDKPPVNEGFPMKEWTIEVYVLDQEGRERPARCFTKVVYNLHPSFDNPVQTFTEPPFRCTNEGWGEFEMSIELYTTEKGGKQTILHDLNFAAPQYENVHSVTFKNPSQALQALLRETGPLPSDEERKQLKKGGEGSKKKKTFDVEKMADGLVKLSEDDLLQVIQLIHDGKDEGTFIQNNVDQGEFSVDLYTLPDPLMKVLWDYLTRANVLGRD, translated from the exons ATGATTGTCGAACGCAAGGTCAAGATTGTGACGGAGCAGCACAACATCGACAAGCCCCCCGTCAACGAGGGGTTTCCGATGAAGGAGTGGACGATTGAGGTTTATGTTTTGGAccaggaggggagggagaggccggcGAGGTGCTTTACCAAGGTTGTTTACAACTTGCATCCGAGTTTTGACAACCCTGTTCAGA CCTTCACCGAGCCACCCTTCCGCTGCACCAACGAGGGCTGGGGCGAGTTTGAAATGTCGATTGAGCTCTACACGACGGAGAAGGGGGGCAAGCAGACGATCCTGCACGACCTGAACTTTGCGGCGCCGCAGTATGAGAATGTGCATTCCGTCACGTTCAAGAACCCGAGCCAGGCGCTACAGGCGCTGCTGAGGGAGACGGGCCCGCTGCCgtcggatgaggagaggaagcagctcaagaagggcggggaggggagcaagaagaaaaagacgtTTGATGTGGAGAAGATGGCGGATGGGCTGGTGAAGCTGAGCGAGGATGATTTGCTGCAGGTGATTCAGCTGATTCATGACGGGAAGGACGAGGGGACGTTCATCCAGAACAATGTTGACCAGGGGGAATTTTCGGTGGATTTGTACACGTTGCCGGATCCGTTGATGAAGGTGCTTTGGGATTACTTG ACCCGCGCCAATGTCCTCGGGAGGGACTAA
- the ARO80 gene encoding zinc finger transcriptional activator (COG:S; EggNog:ENOG503NZS1), with the protein MAQFAASAAQLSMSPISPAAALSSSGAAGGSASGPPPLSGSAGAGSGVGGAVSPPLRPGHHREQSQSSVAQVQGGSGQPQQHKRVYQACIPCRRRKVRCDLGSVDDPHEPPCVRCRRESKECYFSATRRKRKIDDGSVEEDPEQDEYILRNGRKSLRTTVESPASSTAAYDRRLYSEVPLTPGGSRGRSIPLKRPNDLASTRGRGGSVGGGGEFGNGEPNTPLENFEAKTMMRREVYGPHDALDLLYKAATDNSSHKIDENPAPSRRATQSQAHSHSHSHSIHAHNHVDSRKSSNTITPGTYHHTRHPSRADGPTVDQQIDPELSKTEQLPDLGKEEALKAWARFRFVRAGWFTAQEAIDYIEYYYKYLSPLTPISPPTFQTPSSHLTLLTEEPILTVTLLTIASRYRKMPGTGGHCRSHAIHEQLWTYLRGMIERVVWGQEAFGGGFCGSGADDMQNSSTAPWRGLRRGSLRTLGTIESLMILTEWHPRALHFPPNEATDELLLPDFSSQSPVDSDSHRPGGRIGGPRIESWLEPAWRSDRMCWMLLSTGMGLAYELGVFDDIDELLATGAIARPEYEEEAYRLRASRIKRLLLIYLSQLAGRLGWTNMVPDELRRSDEKYTFKRRPNTVEGNTPGTNQSSLSNVFNYIPDLELDDQIIHCWAGISNAMHLGNEKLFRSRKHTTDIIQSGSYISLLKEFQPLLRDWWNHFERFRMPPYIRHILTIEYEYVRIYINSLSLQAVVERCTNNAGGGPNGGNGTATGGEGGGSVSGQSGPQLSPQTQHYYGKLPLGQLGGFGVEDQEYVREVVNGSRNLLRTVVEGLLPDDYLKHAPVRTYFRIISGAMFLLKTFALGAPKSDVEISIGLMDQTVSALRNCVVDDVHLGIRFADMLETLTGRLRNRFIHAPPPPAPPAGSATGQQQQDGMGGMVGLHGDANGHQHGGVNGHGLHHQHSHHNNNGVADPWLKLREGAGAAERSATPANISATPWDLTTGNFPYPTGSASMFGPSTPAATTGLDNTNGNGNSAHSHNNGLDTNAFLDDWTNPGNEMWYLPTGPAFFQNIDNSTSVSMTAEGVNVGGLDLLEYMAMDNPMDGFGMDGSGF; encoded by the exons ATGGCGCAATTTGCCGCCTCGGCCGCACAGCTGTCAATGTCGCCAATTtcacccgccgccgccctgTCATCTTCGGGTGCCGCAGGAGGCTCCGCTTCTGGACCTCCGCCACTGAGTGGCTCCGCCGGGGCCGGGTCCGGTGTTGGTGGGGCCGTTTCTCCCCCATTACGTCCGGGCCACCATAGGGAACAGTCGCAGTCTTCTGTCGCCCAGGTACAGGGTGGTAGTggacaacctcaacaacacaaACGGGTGTACCAAGCCTGCATACCTTGCCGCCGTCGAAAAGTCCGTTGCGATTTGGGATCGGTCGATGATCCACACGAACCGCCTTGCGTGCGGTGCCGCCGTGAGAGCAAAGAATGCTACTTTAGCGCGACGAGACGGAAGAGAAAGATTGATGATGGGtctgtggaggaggacccGGAGCAGGATGAATATATCTTGAGGAATGGCAGGAAATCGCTCAGGACCACGGTCGAATCACCTGCGAGCAGCACGGCTGCGTATGATCGACGACTCTACAGCGAGGTCCCACTTACACCCGGAGGTAGCCGGGGGAGATCGATACCTCTCAAAAGGCCCAATGACTTGGCGTCGacgagagggagaggggggagtgtaggcggtggtggggagtttgggaaCGGCGAGCCGAATACACCACTGGAGAACTTCGAGGCGAAGAccatgatgaggagggaggtgtatGGACCTCACGATGCGCTGGACTTGCTTTACAAGGCTGCTACGGATAA CTCGTCGCACAAGATCGACGAGAACCCCGCTCCAAGCCGCCGAGCTACACAGTCACAGGCGCATTCGCATTCACACTCCCACTCCATCCATGCCCACAATCATGTCGATTCACGCAAGTCGTCGAACACGATTACACCGGGCACATACCATCATACCCGTCACCCCTCGCGAGCAGATGGCCCCACCGTCGACCAGCAGATCGACCCGGAGCTTAGCAAGACCGAGCAGCTGCCGGATCTTGGCAAGGAAGAGGCCCTCAAGGCCTGGGCGAGATTCCGCTTCGTACGGGCAGGATGGTTTACCGCCCAGGAAGCAATTGATTACATTGAATA CTATTACAAGTACCTCTCACCACTTACACCCATATCACCGCCGACATTCCAGACGCCGTCTTCTCACTTGACGTTACTGACTGAGGAACCGATACTCACCGTGACCCTCTTGACCATCGCCTCCAGATACCGCAAGATGCCCGGCACCGGCGGCCACTGTCGTTCACACGCCATCCACGAACAGTTGTGGACCTACCTCCGCGGCATGATCGAAAGAGTCGTCTGGGGTCAGGAGGcgtttggtggtggcttcTGTGGCTCAGGGGCAGATGATATGCAGAACTCGAGCACGGCTCCATGGAGGGGGTTGCGGAGAGGCAGTCTACGAACTCTGGGCACGATTGAGTCACTGATGATATTGACAGAATGGCACCCTCGCGCCCTCCACTTCCCGCCAAACGAAGCCACTGACGAGCTACTCCTTCCTGACTTTAGCTCCCAGAGCCCGGTGGATAGTGACAGCCACCGGCCTGGGGGGAGGATTGGGGGCCCCAGAATTGAAAGCTGGCTTGAGCCGGCGTGGCGGAGTGATAGGATGTGCTGGATGCTGCTGAGCACAGGGATGGGCTTGGCGTATGAGTTGGGCGTGTTTGATGACATCGACGAGCTGCTCGCCACAGGGGCTATTGCTAGGCCAGAGTATGAAGAAGAAGCGTACCGGCTCCGAGCGAGCAGGATCAAGAGGCTGCTTCTAATTTACCTCAGCCAACTGGCCGGTAGGTTGGGCTGGACGAACATGGTACCTGACGAGCTGCGGAGGTCGGACGAGAAGTACACCTTCAAGAGGAGGCCCAATACTGTGGAGGGCAACACGCCCGGGACTAACCAGTCGTCACTGTCCAACGTTTTCAACTACATACCTGATTTGGAGCTCGACGATCAAATCATCCACTGCTGGGCGGGCATCAGCAACGCGATGCACCTCGGCAACGAGAAATTGTTCAGGTCGAGGAAGCACACGACTGATATCATCCAGAGCGGGAGCTACATTTCTCTTCTCAAAGAGTTCCAGCCGCTGCTGAGGGACTGGTGGAATCATTTTGAACGATTCCGAATGCCCCCATACATCAGACACATACTCACGATTGAGTATGAGTACGTCCGCATCTATATCAACTCGCTCTCCCTTCAGGCTGTCGTCGAACGGTGCACTAACAACGCCGGCGGGGGGCCTAACGGGGGCAATGGTACCGCGaccggaggggagggaggcggcaGTGTATCGGGGCAATCTGGACCGCAGCTGTCACCCCAGACACAGCACTACTACGGCAAGCTGCCTTTGGGCCAGCTAGGCggttttggtgttgaggaCCAGGAGTATGTGAGGGAGGTTGTTAATGGCAGCCGAAACCTGCTCCGGACCGTGGTCGAGGGGTTGCTGCCGGATGATTACCTGAAGCACGCGCCGGTGAGGACGTATTTCAGAATTATCTCTGGGGCTATGTTCTTGCTCAAGACCTTTGCGCTGGGGGCACCCAAATCGGATGTGGAGATTAGCATTGGGCTGATGGATCAGACTGTCAGCGCGTTGAGGAACTgtgtggtggatgatgtgCACTTGGGCATTAGGTTTGCGGATATGCTGGAGACGTTgacggggaggttgaggaacaGGTTTATCCAtgcgccgcctccaccagcaccgccagcgGGGTCGGCTACgggacagcaacagcaggatggaatgggggggatggtggggctTCATGGGGATGCTAATGGGCATCAACATGGGGGCGTGAATGGGCACGGGCTGCATCATCAGCACTCCCATCACAACAATAATGGGGTGGCGGATCCGTGGTTgaagttgagggagggggctggtgctgctg AACGATCTGCAACCCCAGCCAACATATCGGCCACACCATGGGATCTCACCACGGGCAATTTCCCTTACCCGACTGGCTCGGCATCCATGTTTGgaccctccaccccagccGCAACCACAGGTCTGGACAATACCAATGGCAACGGCAACTCTGCTCACAGCCACAACAACGGGCTAGACACCAACGCCTTTTTGGACGACTGGACCAACCCCGGAAACGAAATGTGGTACCTGCCCACCGGACCGGCCTTCTTCCAAAACATCGACAATAGCACCTCGGTGTCGATGACGGCTGAGGGTGTGAATGTGGGTGGGTTGGACCTGCTGGAGTACATGGCGATGGACAACCCCATGGACGGGTTTGGCATGGATGGGAGTGGTTTCTAG